A window of Phragmites australis chromosome 2, lpPhrAust1.1, whole genome shotgun sequence genomic DNA:
CGGCTAGTGGAGCGGCAAGGACCGTAAGGAGTCGGATTTTTAGTCGCTTGCAGCGTAGCAAATGTGCGTTATCTCACATACTAGCACGTAGGTGTACGTGGCATGACCGGCTGTTATGAAAGGAACTTATTTTCACCAATAACTTTTGAGACTAATGGTCTAATGGATGGTAAAGTCGCACTCCGTAGTAAAAGTCGATTCTACCTCGACTCGATTCCTTCAGCTTTAAGCCTAGGATGGGCTGCCAAACTAGTCGCAGCACAAGATAAGACACGTGTGAATTGACTGACCGGACCTGACTTGATGCAGACCGGGCACCCTTTCCTACCGGCCCTGAGGTGATCGGGCATCCACTCGAGACCAACTGCCGCGAGTGAAATGACATGCTGCGCAAGCGAGCATTATCGTATCTCCACTGAGTTACCTTCTCGCAACTCAAGAAAACAACACACCACTCGTAGCAGACACCTCTTCAGCTCGGTCCTGCAGCTGCCCAACTGGGTGGCATGGGAATTACTCTAGCTAGGCTGCGTACGTAACCTTGCAGAGTTTGTGCGCTGCCTAAGCCGAAACTCGTACAGAGCCATGGACACATTAGCCATGCCGTCTAGCTTGCTAGACTTGTTGCTTGCTCCATGCATGCACTTGCAGAGAAAGTTCACTCCGTTCAAGAACAGGCACCGTGCAGTCGCACTTGCGCTCCACACGACGTGCGATTGCACCGCACCGTTCAGTGAAGCAGTTCGATGTGCGCGAATCACATCGGTTGCAAACTTGCACTGTCCGTCGCAGATGCCGCGAAAGAACCCTAACCTTTGTCCTATATATGAGCTGAGCTGCCGGCATCCTAGAGGCCAAAACCAACCCACAGagaagtagagagagagagagaggggaatcAAATAGCAGTGGTACCCTCTGAAGCATGCTCATGCTGTGCGACATTCTGCAGGAGCCCAGCAACCGAATCGCTGTGCAGATGCCACCGCAGAGCTCCTCGCTTTGACTGGAGATTTCAAGGCGATACCGCCACAGCACTGTACTGATGCGGCCACTGGCCAGTGGTGGCCACCGGCAAGTAACACATCCGGACACAAAGCTGCGTCCTTTGCCGCCGCGCTTGTCCGCTTGCCCGGAATAGAAGTCTCAACTCAACCCCCCTGTTCAAACTCAGTCCTCTTCCACCTGACACCTGCTCGCCTCTGCCAACTGTGGCCCTCTGCCCTCTGCGAGCTCAAAGACCGCCACCTACTGCTAGGCTAGCAACCGCTCCCTCCTGGCgttgtcttcttcctcccctatCCTCCGCTACAAATTGCCTCGGACCTGCTTGTCGCGAGGCAGTTCTCGCACTTGCATCAGGAAAGACCGAAAGAGGTAGCGTAGTTTGTTAGTACAGTTAAGTGTTAGGTTTCTTGGAGCCAGAAGGCGAGGGGAGCTATGGTTCGTGTCGCGGCGCCCATGGAGGCGGGTCAGGTGGTGGAGGGgagggcggcggccggcggcggtggaggagcgggaggagggagGCCGGAGCTGGCGGGGCTGCCGTGCCCGCGGTGCGAGTCCACCGACACCAAGTTCTGCTACTACAACAACTACAACCAGGCGCAGCCGCGGCACTTCTGCAAGGGGTGCCGCCGCTACTGGACGCGCGGGGGCGCGCTCCGCAACGTCCCCGTCGGCGGCGGCACGCGAAAAGCCACccccggcggccgccgcaagcGAGGCGCCCAGGCCGCGCAGGCGTCGCCAACGCCCCTCTCGGCGTCGGCGCCCTACGCCACGCAGCGGCCCTACGAGCTGTCCTTCGCGCCGGCCCTGGCATCGCCGCTGGCGGCAGTGGACCCGGACCGACGGCTGCTCGACCTCGGCGGCAGCTTCAGCGCGCTGctcgcgcccgcgcccgcgccggtCGGCCACTTCTCCGCCGGGTTCCTCGTTGGCGGGCTCGCGCACGCGGTGCCTCCTGctctgccaccgccaccacagcagcagcagccagtgtCCCAGGCGTTGCCGGAGGGCTTGATCTGGAGCATGGGGTGGCCGGACCTGTCCATCTAGGAGCTCTCTCCGGCGAGCGCGCAGTGCAACGTCCATGCCCAACCAATGATTACTGTTCATCTCTAATATTTTAGCATTCTCTTTTAGCCTGCTAGCTAGTGTTGCATCCAGGTTAGTATCTTTTTTAGAGCCAAATGGTTTAGGAATCAGAAAGGAGAGCTGTTCTTGGGATTCAGGAAGAAGGAATTGTGAGTGATTTGATGGTGTTAATCTCCATGTGTTGTTTGCATGAGCACCCTGCAATTGCATGACCATTCGATGCTAGTAGCATCTTATCTTGAGTGATTAACGCGTCTTGTTTTTCCTTCGTCTGGATGAATTTCCTTCTTGCTTGTCGTTTGTTTTGCAGTTCTTGGGCAAAAATTGGCCGTGTGGCTCAAGTTTAATGGTTTCGTACTGGATTCGTGTTCTTCACACCAAACATGAATCTGAGCGTGGAAAGCCATCTCCTCCTGTTTTCGTTGCAAAGATATCTCTGAGGAGAGAGCAC
This region includes:
- the LOC133909835 gene encoding dof zinc finger protein 4-like; this translates as MVRVAAPMEAGQVVEGRAAAGGGGGAGGGRPELAGLPCPRCESTDTKFCYYNNYNQAQPRHFCKGCRRYWTRGGALRNVPVGGGTRKATPGGRRKRGAQAAQASPTPLSASAPYATQRPYELSFAPALASPLAAVDPDRRLLDLGGSFSALLAPAPAPVGHFSAGFLVGGLAHAVPPALPPPPQQQQPVSQALPEGLIWSMGWPDLSI